Sequence from the bacterium genome:
TGCGGGGGGCACGGGATTGGGCCTCGCCATCGCTCGCGGAATCGCCCGCGAACACGGCGGCGATATTCGCGTCAACAGCCGGCCGGGGGAAGGCAGTTGTTTTACTTTCTATGTTCCGCAACCACCGGGAAAAAACTGCAATGCCGCGACCGGTCCTCTTGATTGAAGATGATGCCGACATCCGCCTCCTCGCCGAAATGACGCTGCGGATGAGCGGAGTGGAGGTCGTCTCCTGCGACAGCGGAAGACAAGGCTTGAAAGAACTGGAGTCCAGGGAATTCAGTCTGGTCATCCTCGACGTGATGATGCCCGATATGTCGGGATATGACGTTCTCGGCAGGATTCATGAAAAAATGGGCAGCGCGGCGCCGCCGATCGCTCTCTTCACGGCTCGTCCGCAGGATGCCACTCTCCGGGACGTCAAAGAGCGGCCGGTCGCGCACATTCTGCCGAAACCGTTCGACCCGGAAACCTTCGCCAAGACCGTACAAGAACTTATCGGAGCAAAGAGTGTCGGATTCGACCGTGAATAGCGCACTTGCCGAGCTGCGAAACGTCTATCTCCAGTCGCTTCCGGAAAAGTTGGAAGCGCTGACT
This genomic interval carries:
- a CDS encoding response regulator, with translation MPRPVLLIEDDADIRLLAEMTLRMSGVEVVSCDSGRQGLKELESREFSLVILDVMMPDMSGYDVLGRIHEKMGSAAPPIALFTARPQDATLRDVKERPVAHILPKPFDPETFAKTVQELIGAKSVGFDRE